The region GCAGAACTTCCGTGACGTGGGCGAGGTGCTGGGCCTGTGGCTGTCGCCGTCGCCCATGCCGTCGGGTCATCTGCTTCGCGGTGGCAAGTTGGACGCGCTCACCCGCATCGAAGAGATTGGCGACGCGCGGACGATAGTGAATCTGCGGCGGGGTCCGGATCCGGAGCACTTGGGAGCGGCGGCGCGCGTGGTGCATCTGCCCGCGGAGGACACGGTGGAGAACTACGACACCAGCAATCGTCGGGTTCGAACCTGGCTCGGGTCGGTGCTGCAAGAGCTCGCGTCCCCAGAAACGCGCTGGCCGGTGTACGTGCACTGCACGGCAGGTCGCGATCGCACTGGGGTGGTGATTGCCGCCGCTCTCACCGCGGCCGGCATCCCGCGGGAAGCCGTGATCGGCGAGTACCTGCTCAGCAACGGCGCCCTGCGCCCGCTGATCGAGGGCGCGCTCCACGGACTTCCGCCCATCAGCGACTGGGTCGACACCGGCGCGCTACGCAAAGCGCTGCGCCTACCCGCGTGAGGGTGGCGGTCGCCGCCAGGCCGCCACCGTTTCGCCAGGGCTTGCACCGCATTTCGCCGCGGATATTTGCCTGATGTTGTTGGTACGGCGCGTGCTTCGACCCGGACGTGGCTGCGCGTCCCCCACGGTTGCTCGACCAAGTAACGGAAGCCGTGCGCACGCGCGGGATGAGCCCGCGCACGGCCAAGGCCTATCGCGGCTGGGTGCGCCGCTACGTGCTCTACCACCGGTCGCAACGCCCGGTACCTGCGTGGAAACGTTTGGCAGCCGCCGG is a window of Polyangiaceae bacterium DNA encoding:
- a CDS encoding tyrosine-protein phosphatase — its product is MDDRPQNFRDVGEVLGLWLSPSPMPSGHLLRGGKLDALTRIEEIGDARTIVNLRRGPDPEHLGAAARVVHLPAEDTVENYDTSNRRVRTWLGSVLQELASPETRWPVYVHCTAGRDRTGVVIAAALTAAGIPREAVIGEYLLSNGALRPLIEGALHGLPPISDWVDTGALRKALRLPA